GTTTATTGGCGCCTTTTCCATCTTTCAAGAAAAGGAACAAAAGACGTTAATCATGCTTCTGACAAAAAAAGATTCTTATGCAAGCTTTTTATTGCGAAAAAGTTTAGGGCTTTATGCCGTCGTCCTTATACCAATCCTGGTCTGGTTTTTTCTCTATTTATTATTACTCAAGTTTAATTTCCAGCTGGATATGAAGGCGTATTTCATCTTTATTTTAGCAATTGTGACCTTGTCGCTGGTGTTCCTGCAGATAGGAGCAGCAATCGGCAGCTTCAGCTCTTCCAGAATGCAGATTATCGGCTATACAATCTTTGTTTGGTTTTACTTTTTCTTCTTGCACGACTTTATTTTGCTCTCGTTTTTACCTGATGTTACCCATGAAAATGTAAAATTATTTTCGTCACTGTATTTCTTAAATCCACTGCAGTCTGTTCGAATGTTCTTAGAAACCGGAATGGGCGTTTATTCATTTGGTCATATGTCACGGCTTCTACAGGCTTTCATGTGGACAAAACCAGCATTCTTCTTGCTTTTTAATCTAGTATTTTGGCTCATTGCTTCCATCATCACAGCAAGTGTTTTTCACCGTAAGGAGGGATTTGAATGATAACAGTCTCCAATTTAAACCAATCCTTCGGGAAAAAATTAATTCTGGAGTCTATCAATATTGAAATTAATAAACATGAAATTTGTGCCCTTGTTGGACGTAATGGTGCTGGAAAGTCCACTTTTATCAACAGTCTTCTTGGGCTCCTTCCAGTCAAACAAGGCACCATTAGCATTAACGGAGTTAAAGTGACCAAGAAAAATCATGACTGGAAAAAAGCGATTGCGTATCTGCCGGAAAAATTTCAACTTTATCCGATGCTGACGGGTCTCGAGAACATTACCTTCTTTGCCGAGGCGGTTGGAAAGACAGTAGATCAAGGACGTATCGAGAGTGTCCTTAAGTCGGTAAGCTTATGGGAGGACCGCACAGTTCAGGTGAAGAAGTATTCAAAAGGCATGCTGCAGCGCCTTGGGTTGGCCATCACCCTCTATCAGGATTCAAGTATTCTGATTCTTGATGAGCCTACCAGCGGGATTGACCCAATGGGACGAAAGGAAATCTTAGAGGTGTTAAAATCACTTCAAGATAAGACCATCCTGCTCTCTTCCCACCATCTTGATGAGATTAAACAGGTTTGTACACATGTCGCTTATTTAAATAATGGTAAAATGGAGAAATACACTGTGGAGGAATTTTTACAAACACATAATCTTGGAGGAATTGAATCATGAAAAAACTGATGAGGCTGACCGCACTGCTGCTTTTAGCTGTACTTGCAGGCTGTAGTGCAGACCCTGAGTATAGCGTTGAAGTGGTAAAACCAATCTATCAACTAGCAGATAAAGAAATGCCTTTTGTAATAAAGGTTGCAGAAAAAGATGAGGCAGCAACTGGGCTTAACGTTTCGGCTGAGTTTTCAATGACCAATATGGATCACGGCACAACGGAAGTGAAACTAACGGAAAAAGAAAATGGGATTTATTCTGGGAAAGTCGAACTCCCAATGGCCGGAAAATATGAAATTTTCTTTGTATTAGAAAGAGATGGAAAAAAGGCAGACAAGGTCATTAATTATGAGGTCAAAGAGTCAGAAGGCGTTGCTTCGATTAACGGAGAATGGATTACTAATGAGGATATAGAGTTTTATAAGTTTATCAACTATCTCCAGCTTGCCATCAACCGTGAAACCGACCAAAAGCGCTACACAGGCGATCAGCTAAAGGAAGCACTATCCTACTGGGAGTCACAAGAAAAACTGGTTGAAGACCAAAATCAATTAGTAACACAAATTATCCGCCTCCGCGCAATGGCGATGCTCGCTGAAGAAAAGGGACACACCGCGACCGGTGCGGAAGTTGAAACAGAAATCAATAAGGTCCGCGACCAATACAGCCAGTTTGAATCCGCGAAGGCCATAATCAACGAATACGGAGAAGATAAATTTTGGGAAATTGAAAAGCAGCAATACCAGCTCATCGTCCTATCCCAAAAAGTACAAAAAGACATCATCGAAAAAGTAAAAAAAGAAAACCCTGAAATGGCCCAACAAGAAATCAACTTCCAAGCCCAAAAACAATACGAAGAACTGCTAGTATCGCAGGTTAACTCAATGGAAATAGTTATCCTTTAACGATGACATCGTATACGGTGACAGGCACCAAATATACAAAAAAGCGCCTTTATGCAGCGCTTTTTTGTATATTTGGTGCCTTTTATTAGTCTTCGGGTGTGTTGATGATTTTTAGGGTTTTGAAGCCGAGGTTGATTTTGTAGTTTAGGTTCCAGTTTGCGCCATGGATTTCGATTTCGTTTTCTTGAAGGGTAAATCTGAGCATGACGTCATTGTCTTCGTCGATGATGGCGTAGGAGTTTTTGTTTGTATAGATTTGATAGGTTGGATGAGCAATTAGTGTCCACCCATATTGTAATTTATTGCTTTTTGTCGTCATATTCACACCAGCCTTTACCCATTTAGTTCAAATTGGTTAACAATACTCGGTACAATTTGTCATCCTTTTCATCAGGGTTCCCTCTGCCATCTGTATTGTTGCTGACAAAATAGAGGTATTCACCATCAACAAACACATCACGAATCCTCCCTAATCCCGTAATAACCGGACTTGCAATGTTCTTGCCTAACTCGAATTCTCTGACTGCATTCCCTCTAAGTGTTGCAGCATACAACGTATCATCGTGGGCCGCCAATCCTGAAGGTGCCCAGGTTTCATCACCTGAATGAAACAATGATGTCTCCATACTGGCTTTACTTTCATTTCCTTCAATTACCGGCCAACCATAATTTGCACCTGGTTTTATCAAATTGATTTCATCATGTGCTGATTGACCATGCTCACTCGAATATAAGGTATCGCCAATCCACACAAGCCCCTGAGGATTACGATGACCATAGCTATAAACGTAGGAATTCTCAAAAGGATTATCCTCCGGAATACTGCCATCCAAATTCATTCTTAGAATCTTTCCGTTCAAGGACCTCTGGTCTTGCGCGAGTTCTGGTGTAGTGGCGTCGCCAGTAGTAATATACAGCTTCCCATCCGGTCCAATCTTCAACCGACCGCCATGATGATAGGCAGCACTCGGAATCATGTCTAGAAGTATTCGTTCCTCTGTCCACTTGTTCCCCTCAAGCCCGAGAACAACGACTCTGTTAAACTGCCCCTGTCCATTCTCATACGTATAGTAGGCAAACGCCTTTTGATTATCAGCAAACCCCGGATTGAGAACAAAGCCAAGCAGTCCGGCTTCCGCTGCTTTCGCAAGCGGTTTTTCCAAAGCAACTTGTTGTCGTTCCATTTTTCCATTATCAATTTTCACGATATTTCCTGTTCGTTCACTCACGTAAAAAACCTGATTTACCTTATTAATAGACCAGGGAACCCGTAACTCTTCAGCGACCACTTCAATCTCTGGCTGAAGGACAACTGCTTCATCCTCTTGTTGGTCTCTAGGCTTCAGATTTTCTTTTTCAAAAAGAGAACAACCTGACATCAACAGTATCATCGATAATAAAATGGAACCCACTTTGACCATCAGTCTCTTCCTTTCCTATAAAACTTCCAGTATTGCCTTTGCTACTCCATGTTCATCATTTGTAGCGGTAATCACATCACAAAGAGTTTTTATTTCATAATCGGCATTCCCCATTGCGACCGCTCTACCGACTCTTTCCAGCATGGAGACGTCATTAAAACTATCACCCATCGCCATTGTTTCTGAAATGTCGATTCCTTTTGATTGAACAAACGTTTCTAACGCAATTCCTTTTTGAGCATTTCGATGAGTTATTTCCAAATTGTTATGGCCAGAACTGGACACTTCCAACTCTGTTAATTCTTCAAGTGCATTTGCTGCAGCTTCACGCCTGTCTGAATCAATCGCAAATCCAAAAAGCTTATAAATTTGGTGTGCTTCATCATTAAATAAAAGATCATAACTTTCAACCTGATGGACCAAACCATTACGAGTGCGGGCTTCTGCTCGTTTAACCACATCTTCAGGTTTCACATCAGGATTGGCACTAACGACAATATCAACTATAATGGCCACGGCTTTATTAGGATCTAGCGAGTATGTACCCTGGTTTGTATAGACTTCAAAATAGATATCCTTTTCCATTAGCTTTTCCGCAGCTTTTTTGGCTACGTGCTTTTCAATTGGTGTAGCAGATAAAATTTCTCCTTCTTTTGTGCGGACTTCTGCACCATTTACACCAATGACAGGGCAATGTAAATCTGCTTCATCTAGGATAAATCGAACCTCTTGAAAAGATCTCCCAGTTGCTATTACTACTTCAATTCCCTGTGACTGGGCTTTTAGAATCGCTTCTTTATTTTCCTGACTAACTTGTTGATACGAATTTAATAAAGTACCATCCATATCTGACGCAATACACTTAATCATGCAGTTCACCTATTTCTATTTTTTGTTACTGCCATCTTATCAGATATCCGCTTCCAGTTTCACCATTTTGCTCATGAAAGATACTTGCTGCCTTCTCTTATACTTAACGGAGCAAGCTCGTTTCCTTCAATAAATGCCTTAACAGACTCAGGGTTTGTTTTCGAGTATTCCCTCAATGCCCAGCCGATGGCTTTTTGAATGAAGAATTCCTTGCTATCGGCATTTTTAACCATGTATTTATAGAGAAGTGCTTCATTCGTTTCATTCTTATATTTTAATTGAAAGAGGATCGAAGCTCTCCGCAGCCAAAAGTTATCATGTATCGACCAATGATTAATGTTCTCTTCGACAAGTTCAGGATATTTCCGAGCAAGCTCTCCAACTAGAGGAGCAATAGAATCCACACTATCCCACCAAGATTTTGTCGTGATCAATCTTTCAAGCAATAGTATCGTGTCCTTTGGCATTTTCTTTATGAATTTTCCGATATATGTAATAGCAGTATATTGATATTCTCTTTGATCCTTATCCCAAAGACCTTCTACGATATCCTTGTTAAATTCCTCTTTCAGTATTCCTGTCTCTTTAAAAAATTGCTTTTCCAGCTCTTTTCGGAGCGGTGACTTAATTCCTAAGAACGGGAAATGATCTTTCATATATTTTTTCATAGGTCCAGCATTATCATCATTTCGATGCTCTTCAAACATAGCAGTTAGTTGTTCTATTTCATTTTTCAAAATTCCCACTCCTAAAAAATCACTATAGTGCTATTTTAGCTCTTTTAATAATTCTATAAACCCGCACTATTCCCTCTATTAAAATGCATAATGACTGCCCTAAATGCCAAACTAAACTGTACCGAAG
This Neobacillus sp. YX16 DNA region includes the following protein-coding sequences:
- a CDS encoding ABC transporter permease subunit, with translation MHYIWKEWKENIRGKGLWLALSIIVLISVSILFRSTALSFDKGYYVLLINLFDTIIYFIPILCLFIGAFSIFQEKEQKTLIMLLTKKDSYASFLLRKSLGLYAVVLIPILVWFFLYLLLLKFNFQLDMKAYFIFILAIVTLSLVFLQIGAAIGSFSSSRMQIIGYTIFVWFYFFFLHDFILLSFLPDVTHENVKLFSSLYFLNPLQSVRMFLETGMGVYSFGHMSRLLQAFMWTKPAFFLLFNLVFWLIASIITASVFHRKEGFE
- a CDS encoding ABC transporter ATP-binding protein, with amino-acid sequence MITVSNLNQSFGKKLILESINIEINKHEICALVGRNGAGKSTFINSLLGLLPVKQGTISINGVKVTKKNHDWKKAIAYLPEKFQLYPMLTGLENITFFAEAVGKTVDQGRIESVLKSVSLWEDRTVQVKKYSKGMLQRLGLAITLYQDSSILILDEPTSGIDPMGRKEILEVLKSLQDKTILLSSHHLDEIKQVCTHVAYLNNGKMEKYTVEEFLQTHNLGGIES
- a CDS encoding FixH family protein; the protein is MKKLMRLTALLLLAVLAGCSADPEYSVEVVKPIYQLADKEMPFVIKVAEKDEAATGLNVSAEFSMTNMDHGTTEVKLTEKENGIYSGKVELPMAGKYEIFFVLERDGKKADKVINYEVKESEGVASINGEWITNEDIEFYKFINYLQLAINRETDQKRYTGDQLKEALSYWESQEKLVEDQNQLVTQIIRLRAMAMLAEEKGHTATGAEVETEINKVRDQYSQFESAKAIINEYGEDKFWEIEKQQYQLIVLSQKVQKDIIEKVKKENPEMAQQEINFQAQKQYEELLVSQVNSMEIVIL
- a CDS encoding HAD family hydrolase, which gives rise to MIKCIASDMDGTLLNSYQQVSQENKEAILKAQSQGIEVVIATGRSFQEVRFILDEADLHCPVIGVNGAEVRTKEGEILSATPIEKHVAKKAAEKLMEKDIYFEVYTNQGTYSLDPNKAVAIIVDIVVSANPDVKPEDVVKRAEARTRNGLVHQVESYDLLFNDEAHQIYKLFGFAIDSDRREAAANALEELTELEVSSSGHNNLEITHRNAQKGIALETFVQSKGIDISETMAMGDSFNDVSMLERVGRAVAMGNADYEIKTLCDVITATNDEHGVAKAILEVL
- a CDS encoding sorbosone dehydrogenase family protein, producing MVKVGSILLSMILLMSGCSLFEKENLKPRDQQEDEAVVLQPEIEVVAEELRVPWSINKVNQVFYVSERTGNIVKIDNGKMERQQVALEKPLAKAAEAGLLGFVLNPGFADNQKAFAYYTYENGQGQFNRVVVLGLEGNKWTEERILLDMIPSAAYHHGGRLKIGPDGKLYITTGDATTPELAQDQRSLNGKILRMNLDGSIPEDNPFENSYVYSYGHRNPQGLVWIGDTLYSSEHGQSAHDEINLIKPGANYGWPVIEGNESKASMETSLFHSGDETWAPSGLAAHDDTLYAATLRGNAVREFELGKNIASPVITGLGRIRDVFVDGEYLYFVSNNTDGRGNPDEKDDKLYRVLLTNLN
- a CDS encoding DNA alkylation repair protein, with the translated sequence MFEEHRNDDNAGPMKKYMKDHFPFLGIKSPLRKELEKQFFKETGILKEEFNKDIVEGLWDKDQREYQYTAITYIGKFIKKMPKDTILLLERLITTKSWWDSVDSIAPLVGELARKYPELVEENINHWSIHDNFWLRRASILFQLKYKNETNEALLYKYMVKNADSKEFFIQKAIGWALREYSKTNPESVKAFIEGNELAPLSIREGSKYLS